The following nucleotide sequence is from Basilea psittacipulmonis DSM 24701.
TTGCAACAGCTGTTTTTACGAGCATGGCGATGGTTGCTTTCTTATGATCAAGTGCTGATAAGATCTGAGTCAGCATGGATTCTGAAATATCAAAATTAGCCTTTCCAGTTAACGCATCAAGTCCCTTAAATTTTAAAAAATTATTTTTTTGAGGAAGATTTTGACTGCCTAATTTTCCTAATGCGGTATTTGTTACCCATGGTAAATTTCCGAGAATCAGTAGTCTGCCATTCGTACCCGCCATCTTATCATTCCAGTTCATTGAGAAAAAATCAGCAGATTGAGTAGAAATATAGTGGGTATCCGTATTAGATAGTGAGTTGATGAGCTGTTTAAGATAGCTTGGGTTAATATCGGAAGCGAATATTTTTGCAGTAGGAAAAGTTTTTCTGGAAGCCAAGACAAAAGCTCCAATGCCACAAGTAGGTTCAATAATTGAATCCGCTTCAATTCCCATTGTTTTTAGTTTTTCACATACCTGTAAAGCAAAATAATAAGGAGTTTGAAAATCGCCAAACTCTTTTTTATTTAGAATACCTGTCTTCATGAGAATACCTATACTGACTTTAATATGGAATGAATTCCTTTAACTTGTCCCGCCGTTTCTAAGACTCTTGTATACTGCAGTCTCCATTGTAGTGCATTTGAAATGGTAAGGAAACCGAGTATTCACTTATAAAACTGATAAGCTTCATCGATGGAGTTAAAGGTATGAAGAATGCCTTTTTCCAGTACCATGGCGTTGTCGCAGTAGTTACGAATAGCTGAAGGTGTGTGTGAGACTAAGATAATGGCACGGTCTTGGCGTTTTTCAAATAGTTCATATTTACATTTTTCAGAAAAACGTGAGTCACCGACAGCAATAACTTCATCGATTAGATAACAATCGAATTCAATAGAAAGTGATAAAGCAAAGGCAAGTCTGGCTTTCATGCCTGAAGAATAGGTTTTAACGGGTTCGTATAAATAATCGCCTAATTCAGAAAATTCTTCGGTAAATTGTTTTACATAATGCATATCAGCGTTATAGATGCGAGAAACAAATCGTAAATTATCCATTCCTGTTAAGCTACCCTGAAATGCACCACTAAATGCTAAAGGCCATGAGACGCTCATGTTTTGTGTAATCGTGCCACTGGTTGGCGGTTCAACACCACTTAATAAACGAATGAGTGTTGATTTCCCAGCGCCATTGCGACCCAAGATACCGATTTTTTCGCCTTTTTTTAATTCAAAATTAATATCAAGCAAGACATCTTTCCAGCCTTTGCGAGTTAAATATCGTTTGCTAACATGGGACATTTTAATCATTGAGGTTCAACTCCTTTACTAAAATGTTTAACCAATATTAAACCGATAAAAACGAGTATTAAATCCGCTGAAACGAGATACCAAGGATTCTCAAGAGTGATGACGGAATCACCGAAATATCCTTTGCGAAACATTTCAGTGCCATGTATCATGGGAACCCAAAGTAAGTATTCTTGGGCTTGAGAGGGAAGTGAGTTGAGAAAAAAGAATGCACCTGAAAGAGGCATCATTAAAAATGATAACGTTCCCCAAATTTTTCCAAAAGCCTCAAAATACTGTGCGATCGCTGTAATAATCAGTCCTAGTCCAATGGCAAATCCTGACATCAGTCCCCATGCCATGAGCATATAGAACATATCTTGAGGGTATTCAATTAAACCAATCACAATAAAAAAACTCATAATGGCTAATTGAGCGATGGTCGCACCAGCGATTTCTAATATCATTCTTGCTATTATCGTATCTAAGACACGCACATTACGATGGTACAGCAAACTGATATTAGCAGAAATAGAACCGATCGCACGGCTGGACGCATTACGCCACATCATCATAAGTGGGTAACCTGTAATCATAAAAGCAATGATGTTAAGCGAAGAAATTTGATGGGCTCTCAGTGAACCCCATAGCACTGCAAT
It contains:
- a CDS encoding ABC transporter ATP-binding protein, producing the protein MIKMSHVSKRYLTRKGWKDVLLDINFELKKGEKIGILGRNGAGKSTLIRLLSGVEPPTSGTITQNMSVSWPLAFSGAFQGSLTGMDNLRFVSRIYNADMHYVKQFTEEFSELGDYLYEPVKTYSSGMKARLAFALSLSIEFDCYLIDEVIAVGDSRFSEKCKYELFEKRQDRAIILVSHTPSAIRNYCDNAMVLEKGILHTFNSIDEAYQFYK
- a CDS encoding ABC transporter permease, encoding MEYGQQTHFKDSLAIQWRVLKALLIREIITRYGRKNIGFMWLFVEPLIMTSLIAVLWGSLRAHQISSLNIIAFMITGYPLMMMWRNASSRAIGSISANISLLYHRNVRVLDTIIARMILEIAGATIAQLAIMSFFIVIGLIEYPQDMFYMLMAWGLMSGFAIGLGLIITAIAQYFEAFGKIWGTLSFLMMPLSGAFFFLNSLPSQAQEYLLWVPMIHGTEMFRKGYFGDSVITLENPWYLVSADLILVFIGLILVKHFSKGVEPQ